The Onychostoma macrolepis isolate SWU-2019 chromosome 20, ASM1243209v1, whole genome shotgun sequence nucleotide sequence CCCAGTTGTGTTGTGAGTCAATGACCCccactgttttcatttatcatttatttgctcagttgttccaaagctgtgtgagtttctttcttctgttgagcacaaaaggaGAATGTTTGTTGCTCAAAACCTCATTTTAATGCAACTAGATCATCTAATTATATTTCCTTGACTATCCTTAGAAAGAAAGCTACTTATGGTGATTTGCTGGCCCAATTGATTGGAATGTgctacaaaagttattgaaacTAGAGACAAATATTCCAGTATGTGCATTTATAAAATTACTAGTAAGTGCTCTGACCTCGACgtgtaaatgttttaactgagattctttttcttttatgtgttttatgtattgtAATATATGTTTCTCAGGAGATATTAATTTTCCTGCCAGTCTGTTATTGAAAATAAGAACTTTTTcttaattaacttaaatgaaggttaaataaataaataaaccaaacaatTGACGGtatagccattgacttccacagtatggaaaaaatatttgaatggaATTCAGTGGCTACCAGCAgcttaccaacattcttcaaaataaaaaaaaataaaataaaaaaagtatgaacaaatgcttaaaaaaaaaacaaaaaaaaaattgggtcAGTTTGATCTGTTATGTTCAAAATTAGCTgcacagacaaaaaaataaaaacatttttggatgttcttattttttttattgggtAATGACACTTTTGTAGCGACTATTCACATACTGCTTTGCAAATGACTACAGCAGTATTTGCACTTATGTGTAAAAGGCATTTATCGCTATTTGTATTCGGCGTAAATACATAGATGTAAATAAACCTCCTTTTGAGGCTAAAATGGGTTTCTCACCCTTATtgtcagctaaaaaaaaaaaaaaaaaatccagctcTTATAAGTGAATTATAAGTGCGTACCTCACGCTTATTTTCAGTGCAGACTAACTGAGATCGAAAaaataacaaccaaaaaaatcagatctctttttttttttttttttggatgattgCATTGAAGCCAATGGGGCTCAATATGACTAAACATCAAAGTAGTAACCAAAGTTTGTGCAGCCTTTCCAAAACACAACTGTGTCGAAATGTTGAATGCATTAgcaaaacgaaaaaaaaaatactatagtaattcaTAGTAAAAACTGTAGTGAACCATGCTATAGTAAAGTAATGTGTTGTGGTGATTCTATAGTTGCTGTGATAATATAACAactatagtaatataaacaaatgactTTACCCAATACTATACTAAGTTTTCTACAACTATAGGGTATATTACActacaatacactacagtttactgtagtaaaaactaaagtatactacagtattttttttacagtttatcaGTTTATAGTTAATATGCTGCtgtagcattcattaacaaagtgttgtaaatattataatatatactgtaggCCTGTAATACACATAACTATAAgctactatagtattttttcaagTGGGTCAAGGCAAgcgtattttatttttaatacaactttcaagcaaaacatttggctaaaacaggtttggaacatcttgagggtgagtaaacgatgacagattttcatttttgggtgaactgtaccTTTAAGTAAAAAGGAAGAAACCTAAGATGGTCTTGAGACAAAATGCACAGATAAATAATCTAATGCATGACATTCACATGCAGTCGAGTGGCTTGTTTTGGGCTCAGTAGTGTGTGGATGTGCTGAGTGGAGTCTGGAACACTTCAGTCCAGTCTTCTTTAGCTGCAGTGGTTGACCAGAGGAGGCACTGCAGTGTTTTCCAGCACTTTCCTTTACATAAACAAGTACAGTGTGTTTCACAGGCGTTTCTAGAAGCACACACTCCGATTAACTCACCAGAGGTCCATCCTGGTTTATATTTGCCGATATTTCACTCTTATAATGAGCAGTAACTTCTTGCAGCAGCTAGTGGGGATTTAATCTGTTTAGAAGTGACGGACAAGATACTATGCAGTCACATTATTATGTTACTTTTATACTCTCATTTAAATCATGCTTGAAATATAACAAGTATGAATGTACATACTTTGACAGCTTCATATAGTAAGGGCTCAAAAGctaatatttttgtcaaatgcGATTAGTTTGCATCTTCTATCTTCACTTTTTCTCGACGCACATGGCACGTCGTGcgtcatgaatattaattacgtTACGTGACATTCAACGTAGCAAGCGAATTAACTCagttatgtataatataatataataatctggccaaatatatatttaaatgctttttacaaatatatttatgtttttaaaatatataaaatattttaaaattgccaaaaatataattgtaaatataGGATAAAGGCATTACATTCggattatttctgttttcatgtcttaaaaatgttaagaatGTTAATGTGCATCAATAATCAGTAACTacggcaaaaataaataaatgcttttaaaaatatatttataaatttacaaaatattttaaaatagccaaaaatatatttgtaaattaatttatttgtagaaaatattttgacgttaatatattttgaaaacatatttaattttttttttttggataatgcAACGATCAGCTGTGTCTTTCTTCTGTATTCTTTGATGTGTATTAATTTGCATGTTTAGTGTAAATGTCACATCCGCACAGAAGTGGAAAAATACGCATAAATCGGGCATTTTTAAAATCGATTTATTTTGACCAGAAGTGACAATAAAAGGCATTATATTCggattatttatgtttttatgtcttaaaaatgttaagaatGTTAATGTGCATCAATAATCGTCAAAAACCAGTAACTacggcaaaaataaataaataaatctggccaaatatatatttaaatacttaaaaaaagatatatatatatatatatatatgtttttaaaatacacaaaatattttaaaaagggcaaaaatatatttgtgaataaAGCTATTtgtagaaaatatttaaaacatatttaaggTTTTCTTTTGTATAATGCAACGATAGAACAGCTGTGTCTTTCTTCTGTATCCTCCCATCTAAAAGTTGCGTGAACGCGCAGCGCTGTCGGTCTCGcgcagaggaggaggaggggcgCGCGCATGCTCGTGCATGAAGCGGAATGAATACTAATGTGGAAGATGGCGGCGGAGGGAGGTGGGAAGGAGGCGAACGAAATTAAAACTCAATTCAGCACACGGGAGGGTGTCTATAAACTCCTGCCGAACTCCGAGTACAGCCGGCCGAACCGCGTGCCGTTCAACTCGCAGGGCTCGAACCCGGTCAAAGTCTCGTTCGCGAACGTGAACGATCAGTCCGGTAACGGCGAGAGAATCTGTTTCAATGTGGGCCGGGAgctttacttttacatttataaaggCGTCAGGAAGGTAACGGCTTGACAGCTAATGGAACTCTTTCGTCAGCTTTAAATGAGTTTATGTCAATAAAACTGACACATGCATGTGCAAAAATAAGTGTGCATTGGTCAAGAAAAGTGaccagtttttaaataatgtttacaaGTTGCACGTAAACACACCGTGCATTCGCTGATTTCCAGCAGATCCAGAGTTGTGCGCGCGGTTAAAGTGGGAAACCTGTTGCATGATGTTTAAATACAGATTGCAATCTAGAACATAGTTCGTAGTCATTGTTTTGGAGCAGATCTGGAGTTATGCATGATGTTTGCGGCTCTGTGTTGCAAAGGCTTTTGAGTGTATAGTTAGTGTATAGTGTGCACAGTTACAATCCAACTAAAATAATTTCGTTCACTGATTTCTAGGGTTATGCCTAAAGTGCACGTGGTGAACTTTTGCATTATGTGgtaattatataaacaaaagttTAAAACTCAGATTATATGCTAATGCATTTTAGAATACATATTtgctgattttaatttttttttttttttgcacagatCCAGAGTTATGCATGAGGATTTGGGTGGATTATAATTCAATAATTTATGTTTACAGCATCATTTGCaaataattaatgtaaatgcaaCCTAAAATATGCTGTGCATTAACTGCCTTAGGGCAGGTCCAGTGCTTATGTGTAATGATTACTTTATGTAAATACTTTTCAAAGTGCAGTTTATATGCTAATGCATCCTACAATATAATGCACATTCACTGATTTTTGCACAGTTATGCATGAGTTTTGGGGTGTGTTACCTGTTGCATTGTGTTGAAAAGGCTGTTGAGTGCAAACTATTTTGTTTACAATACCATTAACATGTAAAGTGCATTTAAAGTATGCACTCTGTTATTTTACAGGCAGATTTTGGCGTATGCATGAGGTTTGGGTGGGTAACCTGTTGCATGATGTTGCAAAGGGTCCTGAATAATATTATTCTCTAATTTGTGTTTACAGCATCAtttgcaaataattttaaatgcacgCAAGTGCAGCCCAGAATATACTGTGCATTATCTGATTCAGATACAGATCATGCATTAATTGGTCAGTGAGACCGAGATCTTTAATTGCAAATCATGCTTTCTTTAGCCTAACATCATGcatgtgaaaatattaaaatgctgCCTATTTCTGATGTCACCAGGCCGCTGACATGAGCAAACCCGTAGACAAGCGGATATATAAGGGAACGCTTCCCACGTGTCACGACTCCAATGCGTTGACAGCCACGGCGGAGAGCGTCTCGCTGCTG carries:
- the wdr20b gene encoding WD repeat-containing protein 20 isoform X4; this translates as MWKMAAEGGGKEANEIKTQFSTREGVYKLLPNSEYSRPNRVPFNSQGSNPVKVSFANVNDQSGNGERICFNVGRELYFYIYKGVRKAADMSKPVDKRIYKGTLPTCHDSNALTATAESVSLLVGFSAGD